The proteins below come from a single Acaryochloris sp. CCMEE 5410 genomic window:
- a CDS encoding M23 family metallopeptidase — MKREIPQKIDITSSGVSTLLRRTRSVSVLGFMITVSAIGGLTTGQTAVAAVSPAHQKLSTSTSVQLPDLIGSPRYKLSAYSNQNLTQSSRLFQQRTVQRSSALIAAEPTLGSKPTTLLTTKPVGSLALKSAPLESEKSSKSLVSKAGVSFTQSTLVGVSQELADELTTPLTSKNLLEAIDILDLDNIEESVELSTSAILEVEPILLAELPSQPLLDLDELLPQSEQSDVELSLASINNPLDLSATLEGSPQGIEALDVSTSEKDSPEDTTAVKSVDSTSLAVLPDIDLSQTIIPNEQNSALIDSGAIVHQVKPGETLDDISRLYQVSAKEITKANRISDPASIGPETKLRIPAHQSLSLSLTTVEDIVALNDSETKTKPSDVLGEGEKTTVETSKEPKATQDDTKSLATKASPPVAILPIQSAPSTKLNSDATKIATRNLLPQVPSLELPPLSSVDRYLPSQMLPGPQKYLWPAKGILTSGFGWRWGRPHRGIDIAAPVGTPVIASAPGIVTTAGWNRWGYGNLVEIRHPDGSLTLYAHNHRIKTRVGQSVYQGQQIAEMGSTGLSTGPHTHFELHPAGKGAINPVPFLRKL; from the coding sequence TTGAAACGAGAAATTCCGCAGAAGATTGATATCACTTCGTCAGGGGTATCAACTCTCCTTCGTCGAACTCGTTCTGTCAGTGTTCTAGGTTTCATGATCACGGTCAGTGCCATCGGCGGACTAACAACTGGGCAGACGGCTGTAGCTGCCGTTTCTCCGGCTCATCAAAAGCTATCCACCTCTACATCTGTGCAGTTGCCAGATCTGATCGGTTCTCCTCGATATAAATTATCGGCTTATTCAAACCAGAACCTCACCCAGTCCTCTAGGCTATTTCAACAGCGGACTGTACAGCGCTCATCTGCACTCATTGCAGCTGAGCCAACTCTAGGGTCAAAGCCCACTACATTGCTGACTACTAAACCGGTTGGTTCTCTGGCCCTTAAATCTGCACCTCTGGAGTCTGAAAAATCTTCTAAATCACTAGTGTCTAAGGCAGGCGTTTCTTTTACGCAAAGTACCTTGGTTGGAGTGTCTCAAGAGTTGGCTGACGAGCTGACGACTCCCTTGACCTCTAAAAATCTGTTAGAAGCCATCGATATTCTCGACCTTGACAATATTGAAGAGAGTGTAGAACTCAGCACATCAGCCATCCTAGAGGTGGAGCCTATCCTGTTGGCTGAGTTACCTAGCCAACCCCTACTTGATTTAGATGAGCTTCTGCCTCAATCCGAACAGTCAGATGTTGAGTTGAGTTTAGCTTCCATTAACAATCCCTTAGACTTGTCTGCCACCCTTGAGGGCAGCCCCCAAGGGATTGAAGCGCTGGATGTCTCAACGTCTGAGAAAGATAGCCCTGAGGACACGACTGCTGTCAAATCAGTGGACTCTACCTCCCTGGCTGTCCTCCCCGATATCGATTTGTCCCAAACGATCATCCCGAACGAGCAAAACTCAGCTCTCATCGACTCTGGAGCAATTGTTCATCAGGTCAAGCCGGGGGAGACGTTAGACGATATCTCTCGCCTTTACCAGGTTTCGGCAAAGGAAATCACGAAGGCAAATCGCATTAGTGACCCTGCTTCTATTGGGCCAGAAACGAAGCTTCGCATTCCTGCCCATCAATCCCTGTCCTTGTCGTTAACAACAGTTGAGGACATTGTTGCTCTTAACGATTCTGAGACAAAGACGAAGCCAAGTGATGTGTTAGGGGAAGGGGAAAAGACAACGGTTGAAACATCCAAGGAGCCTAAAGCAACCCAGGATGATACCAAGTCTCTCGCAACTAAAGCCTCTCCGCCGGTCGCTATTTTACCGATTCAGTCGGCCCCCAGTACGAAGTTAAATAGTGATGCGACGAAGATCGCCACTCGTAATCTGTTGCCTCAGGTTCCGAGTTTAGAGTTACCGCCTCTTTCTTCCGTTGATCGTTACCTCCCTAGCCAAATGCTTCCGGGCCCCCAAAAGTATTTGTGGCCTGCTAAAGGCATTCTGACTTCTGGGTTCGGCTGGCGTTGGGGACGACCCCATCGGGGTATCGATATTGCTGCCCCTGTGGGTACACCGGTCATAGCATCTGCTCCTGGCATTGTGACCACTGCAGGCTGGAATCGCTGGGGATATGGCAATTTAGTTGAGATCCGCCACCCAGATGGTAGCTTGACCTTATATGCCCATAACCACCGTATTAAAACCCGCGTTGGACAATCTGTTTACCAAGGCCAACAGATTGCTGAGATGGGGAGCACTGGACTCAGTACTGGGCCTCACACCCACTTCGAACTCCATCCTGCGGGTAAAGGTGCGATTAACCCGGTTCCCTTTCTTAGAAAGCTCTAA
- a CDS encoding tRNA (cytidine(34)-2'-O)-methyltransferase gives MLRIVLVYPEIPPNTGNIARTCAATQTELHLVEPLGFEISDRYLKRAGLDYWPFVKLQTHASWDTFEQVRQQQGGRSVSFSKSGTHSYLQFQFCEDDWLIFGSESSGLPPDILQDSSAVLRIPMAHEQVRSLNLSVSAAVGLFEARRQLALMT, from the coding sequence ATGCTCCGGATTGTCCTTGTTTATCCTGAGATCCCTCCCAACACAGGTAATATTGCTCGGACCTGTGCGGCAACGCAAACCGAGCTGCATTTGGTTGAGCCTTTAGGTTTTGAAATATCCGATCGGTATTTAAAGCGGGCAGGACTAGACTACTGGCCCTTTGTAAAACTCCAAACCCATGCTTCTTGGGATACCTTTGAGCAGGTGCGTCAGCAACAAGGTGGACGTTCCGTTAGCTTCAGCAAATCTGGAACCCATAGCTACTTGCAATTCCAATTCTGCGAGGATGATTGGCTGATCTTTGGGAGTGAATCCAGTGGTTTACCCCCAGATATTCTGCAAGATAGCTCTGCGGTGCTTCGTATCCCGATGGCCCATGAGCAGGTCAGAAGTTTGAACCTGTCTGTCAGTGCTGCTGTTGGACTATTTGAAGCTCGTAGACAGCTAGCATTAATGACTTAA
- the gshA gene encoding glutamate--cysteine ligase, which yields MVLSKGFEVELYTGKPSGEIVGLSDRIVADLDGFVREPDSRNVEYTTAPAHHYDPLLCDLLKPRLQLREYVRTLGDYTLIPGSTLALADHQRFYRSDPKNPYHSYIEQTYGTSVVTASIHINIGIPDIEQLFQACRLVRMEAPLFLALSASSPFLGEQVTGHHSSRWAVFPKTPAQVPLFTSHQHFIDWTESQLLQGTMQNVRHLWSSVRPNGNRRPYDLNRLELRICDLVTHPIHLLAITALLEARILQLLDDLQLDPLVGSNFKTDPEYLVALADANEIAAATHSLDAELTHWQDGRKILARDWIEELYTEVWPMAKQSGFSCFLSPMHQILDQGNEAQQWLRQHQQGQSIRSVMQDAIANMAQTEIDLRNKLCEPVAV from the coding sequence ATGGTGCTTTCTAAAGGGTTCGAGGTAGAACTGTATACTGGGAAACCCTCAGGTGAGATTGTTGGCCTGTCCGACCGAATTGTTGCCGATTTAGATGGGTTTGTGCGAGAACCTGACAGTCGTAATGTCGAATATACGACTGCCCCAGCCCATCATTATGATCCCCTGCTTTGTGATCTTCTCAAACCTCGTCTCCAGCTTCGCGAATATGTGCGAACGTTGGGAGACTATACCCTGATTCCAGGCAGTACCCTGGCCCTGGCAGATCATCAGCGTTTTTATCGGTCTGATCCTAAAAATCCTTACCATTCCTATATTGAGCAGACCTACGGTACGAGTGTTGTGACGGCCAGTATTCATATCAATATTGGTATTCCTGACATCGAGCAGCTCTTCCAGGCATGTCGCCTAGTTCGGATGGAAGCCCCACTATTTTTGGCCTTAAGTGCTTCTTCTCCCTTTTTAGGGGAGCAGGTGACGGGCCATCATTCGTCTCGTTGGGCCGTCTTCCCCAAAACCCCAGCCCAGGTGCCCCTGTTTACCAGTCATCAGCATTTTATTGATTGGACCGAGTCACAGCTATTACAGGGCACGATGCAAAACGTGCGCCACTTGTGGAGTTCGGTGCGCCCCAACGGCAATCGTCGTCCCTATGATTTGAATCGCTTGGAGTTGAGAATTTGCGATCTCGTCACTCATCCCATCCATTTATTAGCGATTACAGCGTTGCTAGAAGCCCGAATCCTCCAGCTGCTTGATGATCTCCAGCTTGATCCTTTGGTGGGTAGCAACTTCAAGACTGATCCTGAATACCTGGTTGCTCTAGCAGATGCAAATGAAATCGCTGCTGCCACCCATAGTTTGGATGCGGAATTGACCCATTGGCAAGATGGCCGCAAAATTCTGGCCCGAGACTGGATTGAAGAGCTGTATACCGAAGTATGGCCGATGGCGAAACAATCAGGATTTAGCTGTTTTCTGTCGCCGATGCACCAGATTTTGGACCAAGGAAATGAGGCTCAACAATGGTTGAGGCAGCATCAACAGGGGCAGTCGATTCGGTCTGTGATGCAGGATGCGATCGCAAACATGGCCCAAACAGAGATTGATCTGCGCAACAAATTATGTGAGCCTGTAGCGGTATAA
- a CDS encoding alpha/beta hydrolase — protein sequence MSSTTSQTSKWWNYVLGSCAAVLLSALPSGAAEQVVFKYGPIARSVPVSSLRELADTGRAPADLKVYLELAEQEPEKVSDILTRPFAVSSTQLDQLLNTPFGDAMLDEAGEIMSPPSKRASRQAIRSALVLDASRDGKITILDTLESYPTSTVEVDGERLLEAYQKYGPIIAKGKQFAPAIGAASPLLKEAAPLLEDAGPLLKEAGPILKQAQPYIQQSGILDILSDTIRSFME from the coding sequence ATGAGTTCAACAACATCACAGACCAGCAAATGGTGGAATTATGTATTAGGAAGTTGTGCGGCTGTGCTATTGAGCGCATTACCTTCTGGGGCTGCAGAACAGGTTGTCTTTAAATATGGCCCCATTGCCCGATCGGTTCCGGTTAGCTCCCTACGAGAATTGGCTGACACAGGTCGTGCCCCTGCTGATCTAAAAGTGTATTTAGAGTTAGCGGAACAAGAGCCAGAAAAAGTAAGCGACATTCTCACTCGCCCCTTTGCCGTCAGTTCTACTCAGCTCGATCAGTTACTTAATACCCCCTTTGGCGATGCCATGCTCGATGAAGCCGGGGAAATCATGTCTCCCCCTTCTAAACGAGCCAGTCGTCAGGCCATTCGCTCTGCCCTGGTATTAGACGCTAGCCGAGATGGCAAAATTACCATCCTAGATACCCTTGAAAGTTATCCCACCAGCACTGTCGAAGTAGATGGTGAGCGGCTGTTGGAAGCCTATCAAAAATATGGCCCCATCATTGCCAAGGGTAAGCAATTTGCCCCAGCCATCGGAGCTGCTAGCCCCTTGCTTAAAGAAGCCGCTCCTCTCTTAGAAGATGCAGGTCCCCTCTTAAAAGAAGCGGGTCCTATCTTAAAACAAGCTCAACCCTATATTCAGCAATCTGGAATCCTCGATATTCTCTCAGATACCATTCGTTCTTTCATGGAATAA
- the hisA gene encoding 1-(5-phosphoribosyl)-5-[(5-phosphoribosylamino)methylideneamino]imidazole-4-carboxamide isomerase has protein sequence MDVIPAIDLLEGRCVRLYQGDYDQSQVFSENPVEVAKAWEAQGARWLHLVDLDGAKTGQPVNLDTIAAVVEALEIPVQVGGGLRDRTRVTQLLNLGVRRGILGTVAIENPDLVQELCQEFPDQIVVGIDAREGRVATRGWLETSEILAVDLAQRMVTAGAAAIIYTDIQRDGTLQGPNIPMLREMAEAITIPVIASGGVSSITDLLNLLALEAIGVTGAIVGKALYTEDIALSEALRAVGPGRWQDVPPDLGSSALA, from the coding sequence ATGGATGTTATCCCTGCTATTGACTTGTTAGAGGGTCGGTGTGTCCGGCTATATCAAGGGGACTATGACCAATCCCAGGTGTTTTCCGAGAATCCAGTTGAAGTTGCCAAAGCATGGGAAGCACAAGGGGCCAGGTGGCTCCATTTAGTGGATTTGGATGGCGCGAAGACTGGACAGCCCGTGAATCTAGACACCATTGCAGCGGTGGTAGAGGCTTTAGAAATTCCGGTGCAAGTGGGGGGAGGCTTGCGCGATCGCACCCGCGTTACCCAACTCCTCAATTTAGGTGTAAGAAGAGGCATTTTAGGTACGGTAGCCATTGAGAACCCTGATCTAGTGCAGGAGCTATGTCAGGAATTTCCCGATCAGATTGTGGTGGGGATTGATGCAAGGGAAGGCAGAGTGGCCACCCGAGGCTGGTTAGAAACCTCTGAGATCCTGGCGGTAGACTTAGCCCAACGCATGGTGACGGCAGGTGCGGCGGCGATTATTTACACGGATATTCAGCGGGATGGTACATTGCAAGGTCCTAATATTCCGATGCTACGAGAAATGGCTGAGGCGATTACGATTCCGGTGATTGCTTCTGGCGGCGTCAGCTCCATTACAGACCTACTGAATTTGCTAGCTTTAGAGGCTATTGGGGTCACAGGTGCAATTGTGGGTAAAGCCTTATATACAGAAGATATCGCTTTATCAGAAGCCCTTCGGGCCGTGGGTCCGGGTCGCTGGCAGGATGTGCCCCCTGATTTAGGCTCTTCTGCGCTGGCCTAG
- a CDS encoding type II toxin-antitoxin system RelE/ParE family toxin, which translates to MAFQVEITPIAEAQIEQAYRWYRERNPEFADRWFRGLMNTIATLQEKPQRCALAIEHEIFPEEVRQLLYGKNKNVYRVLFTIQEGTVYTLYIRHSAQAPLTLDDLEELE; encoded by the coding sequence ATGGCATTTCAGGTTGAAATCACTCCAATTGCGGAAGCTCAAATTGAGCAAGCCTATCGCTGGTATCGAGAACGCAATCCTGAGTTTGCCGATCGCTGGTTCCGAGGATTAATGAATACGATTGCTACGCTGCAAGAGAAGCCGCAACGCTGTGCCCTAGCAATCGAACATGAGATTTTTCCAGAGGAAGTACGCCAACTCTTGTATGGGAAGAACAAAAACGTATATCGAGTTCTTTTTACGATTCAAGAGGGCACAGTTTATACGTTGTATATCCGTCATAGTGCCCAAGCACCACTGACACTAGATGATTTAGAGGAACTGGAGTGA
- the mazF gene encoding endoribonuclease MazF translates to MVSYIPEQGDAVWIDFNPQTGHEQAGRRPALILSLLAYNRKVRLALLCPITNQIKGYPFEVVIPSSEKVSGVILSDQVKSLDWQQRNAEFIAKLPDETVTEVTKKLKTLLP, encoded by the coding sequence ATGGTGTCCTATATCCCCGAACAGGGTGATGCAGTGTGGATTGATTTTAATCCTCAGACAGGTCATGAACAAGCAGGCAGGCGTCCAGCCTTGATCCTGTCACTATTGGCTTACAACCGTAAGGTCCGTTTAGCGCTTTTGTGTCCCATCACTAACCAGATTAAGGGCTATCCCTTTGAGGTTGTTATTCCGTCAAGTGAAAAAGTATCAGGCGTGATTCTATCGGATCAAGTCAAAAGCCTAGATTGGCAGCAACGCAATGCCGAATTTATTGCCAAGCTCCCTGATGAGACTGTTACTGAGGTTACGAAGAAACTGAAAACGCTTCTTCCCTAA
- a CDS encoding AbrB/MazE/SpoVT family DNA-binding domain-containing protein: protein MKTKVQKWGNSLALRIPKSFAAEIRLQPDTEVDLSMVEGKLVITPILETHYSLEQLLEDVTEENIHAEIETSASVGNEAW, encoded by the coding sequence ATGAAGACTAAAGTGCAAAAGTGGGGCAATAGCTTAGCCCTACGAATTCCCAAATCATTTGCGGCAGAGATCCGTCTTCAGCCTGACACTGAAGTTGATTTAAGCATGGTCGAGGGTAAGTTAGTGATTACTCCCATCCTTGAAACTCACTACTCCCTAGAGCAGCTACTTGAAGATGTTACGGAAGAGAATATCCATGCCGAAATTGAGACATCGGCTTCCGTCGGTAATGAGGCTTGGTAA
- a CDS encoding HigA family addiction module antitoxin produces MSKATNRMRPVHPGEILREDFLAPLNMSVNALALALNVPATRIHEIVKERRSVTADTAERLARYFGGDAASWLNLQAIYDLKTLPTRDEIARRVEPRSA; encoded by the coding sequence ATGAGTAAAGCCACTAATCGTATGCGTCCGGTACATCCAGGAGAAATTCTAAGAGAAGATTTCCTTGCCCCTCTTAATATGAGTGTGAATGCCCTAGCATTGGCCCTAAATGTTCCAGCTACTCGCATTCACGAGATTGTGAAAGAGCGTCGGTCTGTTACTGCTGATACGGCAGAGCGACTAGCCCGCTACTTTGGAGGCGATGCAGCCTCTTGGTTGAATCTTCAAGCGATATACGACCTTAAAACGCTGCCAACTCGTGATGAGATTGCCAGGCGTGTAGAGCCTCGCTCAGCTTAG
- a CDS encoding type II toxin-antitoxin system RelE/ParE family toxin — protein MIQSFRCKQTRSLFEGGDPRQFRAFKEVAIRKLTQLDAAQTLGFLRSPPGNQLEALKGNRKGQYSIRINAQFRVCFVWTENGPADVEIVDYH, from the coding sequence ATGATTCAGTCATTTCGCTGTAAGCAGACGCGGTCTTTGTTCGAAGGTGGTGATCCTCGCCAATTTAGAGCTTTCAAAGAGGTAGCAATTCGCAAGCTGACTCAACTAGATGCAGCTCAGACCCTAGGATTTCTGCGTTCCCCTCCCGGCAACCAACTTGAAGCCTTGAAAGGGAATCGCAAAGGACAGTACAGCATTCGCATCAATGCTCAATTTCGTGTGTGTTTTGTGTGGACCGAAAATGGTCCTGCTGATGTCGAGATTGTTGATTATCACTAA
- a CDS encoding ISAs1 family transposase encodes MATGFSKPPSSPASTDSSSSLLPTTDCDQAYQQLSECFQELTDPRGGQGVQHPFVSIVVIGLLASLGGAQGWEDIETYGLSHEDWLSNFLSLPSGIPTADTYRRVFERICPTAFERSFNHWLDQVVTALGAQVIPIDGKQLRGSYDRNQDQSALHLVSAWASEYRLFLGQVKVADKSNEITAIPALLELLDIAGCIITIDAMGTQHEIAHRIQAKGADYVLALKENHPTLFEQVEQWFETAEANEFKGIEYSYDVRVEAGHHRREKRQVWAVSLQQMGPLYKQAQWKGLQSIVKVARTRHLWNKTTYEVMFYISSLPPIAQQLGKAIRQHWSIENQLHWVLDVTFGEDASRIRTGHAPENMAILKRWSINLLNQETSFKKSTRQKLKRASMDEAYMLKVLGASIPLQSSLSEA; translated from the coding sequence ATGGCTACAGGATTCAGCAAGCCTCCTTCCTCACCAGCTTCCACTGACTCATCCTCGTCACTACTGCCAACCACGGATTGCGATCAGGCTTATCAACAACTGTCCGAGTGTTTTCAGGAGTTGACTGATCCGCGGGGTGGTCAAGGTGTCCAGCATCCGTTTGTCAGCATCGTCGTGATTGGACTGTTAGCCAGTTTAGGTGGCGCACAGGGGTGGGAAGATATTGAAACCTATGGTCTGAGCCATGAAGATTGGTTGTCGAATTTTCTGAGCCTACCGTCCGGGATACCGACAGCAGACACCTATCGACGAGTGTTTGAGCGTATTTGCCCCACGGCCTTTGAGCGGAGTTTCAATCACTGGTTAGATCAGGTAGTGACGGCCCTCGGCGCTCAAGTGATTCCGATTGATGGCAAACAACTCAGGGGTTCCTATGACCGCAATCAAGACCAATCCGCCTTGCATCTGGTCAGTGCTTGGGCCAGTGAGTATCGGCTATTTCTTGGACAGGTCAAAGTTGCAGACAAGAGTAACGAAATTACCGCTATTCCAGCACTGCTAGAGCTATTAGACATTGCCGGGTGCATTATCACCATTGATGCAATGGGAACTCAGCACGAGATTGCCCATCGCATTCAAGCTAAAGGCGCTGACTATGTGCTGGCCCTCAAAGAGAATCATCCCACGCTGTTTGAGCAGGTTGAGCAATGGTTTGAAACGGCTGAAGCGAATGAGTTTAAGGGCATTGAGTACAGCTATGATGTGCGGGTGGAAGCCGGACACCATCGTCGCGAGAAACGACAAGTTTGGGCGGTGTCCCTTCAACAAATGGGTCCTCTGTACAAGCAGGCGCAGTGGAAGGGCTTGCAAAGCATCGTCAAGGTCGCTCGGACCCGCCACTTGTGGAACAAAACCACCTATGAGGTGATGTTTTACATCAGTTCTCTACCGCCCATTGCTCAGCAGTTGGGCAAAGCCATCCGCCAGCATTGGTCGATTGAGAACCAACTCCACTGGGTCTTAGATGTGACCTTTGGCGAAGATGCCAGCCGCATTCGCACAGGACATGCGCCGGAAAACATGGCCATCCTGAAGCGCTGGAGCATCAACCTCCTGAATCAAGAAACGTCCTTTAAGAAAAGTACCCGTCAAAAACTAAAACGGGCGAGCATGGATGAAGCGTATATGCTCAAAGTTCTAGGTGCTTCTATTCCTTTACAGTCTAGCCTTTCAGAGGCTTGA
- a CDS encoding lipopolysaccharide assembly protein LapB, producing MPRSPVKTGLRDQRNRAQLRGKLDKQHSSSTLSPKQEMVLWLEKNIEISDVAEAEKIDLKIFLQDTVHIDMLPQERLKQLAIFLEPELSWSYRAWLALDRVYKTALSITPDDHFVHHSRAISAQETAECLEEINARKVWNTAWRSAYKAQTLAPTDAHVQYTLGSLCYRDKSHSVEEALQHFEAVLAEDKEHQWALLYRAHCLHDLEKWVEAYRAYSQVKASFFTSFRAWRYELLLEQKAYCLWKSGDLRGATLEFKRLLVRWSADPGLAKDLLGQYIVEAATGSLSKELWADLSELVEREQWDWLDNIPIHTSA from the coding sequence ATGCCACGTTCTCCAGTAAAAACTGGGCTAAGAGATCAACGCAACCGTGCTCAACTTCGAGGAAAACTTGATAAGCAGCATTCTTCTAGTACGCTGTCTCCAAAGCAAGAAATGGTGTTGTGGCTAGAGAAAAATATTGAAATTAGTGATGTTGCAGAAGCTGAAAAGATTGATCTGAAGATCTTTTTGCAAGATACGGTTCATATTGACATGCTTCCCCAAGAACGATTGAAGCAACTGGCTATATTTCTTGAACCAGAATTGTCCTGGTCTTATCGAGCATGGCTTGCTCTCGATAGAGTCTATAAGACAGCCCTGAGCATAACTCCAGATGATCACTTTGTGCATCACTCACGAGCAATATCAGCTCAGGAAACTGCAGAGTGCTTAGAAGAAATTAATGCGAGAAAAGTATGGAACACTGCATGGCGTTCTGCTTACAAGGCTCAAACTCTTGCTCCAACTGATGCGCATGTGCAGTATACGCTCGGATCACTCTGTTATCGCGATAAGAGCCATTCCGTTGAAGAAGCCCTTCAACACTTTGAAGCTGTATTAGCAGAGGATAAGGAGCATCAATGGGCTTTGCTTTATCGTGCTCACTGCCTGCACGATCTTGAGAAATGGGTAGAGGCTTATCGTGCCTACAGCCAAGTCAAAGCTTCCTTTTTTACCAGTTTTCGGGCTTGGCGTTATGAACTCTTATTGGAGCAAAAAGCTTATTGCCTTTGGAAGTCCGGTGATTTACGGGGGGCAACTCTAGAGTTTAAAAGACTTTTAGTGCGATGGTCTGCTGATCCTGGGCTAGCGAAGGATCTCTTGGGCCAATACATCGTGGAAGCTGCAACAGGTAGTCTGAGTAAGGAGCTTTGGGCCGATTTATCTGAGCTAGTTGAGAGGGAGCAATGGGATTGGCTCGATAACATCCCTATTCATACATCAGCCTAG
- the murD gene encoding UDP-N-acetylmuramoyl-L-alanine--D-glutamate ligase yields the protein MPAVHIIGLGRSGIAAARLLRREGWQVSVGDAGHSEGLVATQKTLATEGISVHLNLKFSLSALADLGLTRPDRIVVSPGVPWQLPALEEARSQGIETFGELELAWRYLKQYPWVGITGTNGKTTTTAIVEAIFKAAGLRAPACGNIGYSACELALAGDPLDWVIAEVSSYQIESSPTLAPTIGVWTTFSPDHLERHGTVECYREIKALLLNQSKQKILNGDDQGLIKGLPWRWADAYWTSSHGPSLPDACNGQRCPVPNIFIEEGWVKVEGEPIVPVSSMRMLGVHNQQNLLLAVAVAHLAGIEKDAIATAVSTFPGVAHRLEHICTWQGIDFINDSKATNYEAAQTGLAAVNRPAILIAGGEAKVGDDQAWLQTIQTQAAKVLLIGSAADAFSQRLKAIGYNDYEIVETMDKAVTKAAELAPSLQAKSVLLSPACASFDQYQNFEKRGDHFRQLCQERLK from the coding sequence ATGCCTGCTGTTCATATTATTGGTCTTGGTCGCTCCGGTATCGCGGCTGCTCGTCTGCTGCGCCGGGAGGGGTGGCAAGTTTCGGTGGGTGATGCAGGCCATTCAGAAGGGTTAGTGGCGACTCAGAAAACCTTGGCAACAGAAGGTATCTCCGTCCATTTAAATCTGAAATTTTCCCTATCAGCCTTGGCGGACCTGGGGCTGACTCGCCCTGATCGGATTGTGGTCAGTCCTGGAGTGCCGTGGCAGTTGCCTGCCCTGGAAGAGGCACGATCTCAAGGCATTGAGACCTTTGGTGAACTTGAACTGGCCTGGCGATACCTCAAGCAATATCCTTGGGTCGGAATTACGGGGACCAATGGCAAAACCACTACCACTGCGATTGTTGAAGCCATCTTTAAGGCGGCGGGGTTGCGGGCACCCGCCTGCGGCAATATTGGCTACAGTGCCTGTGAATTGGCCCTAGCAGGCGATCCGCTGGACTGGGTGATTGCGGAGGTGAGTAGCTATCAAATTGAATCCTCCCCCACCCTAGCCCCCACGATTGGTGTCTGGACGACCTTCTCCCCTGATCATCTGGAGCGGCACGGCACCGTTGAGTGCTATCGCGAAATTAAGGCCCTACTTCTCAATCAGTCCAAACAGAAAATTCTCAATGGTGATGATCAAGGCTTGATCAAAGGCTTGCCTTGGCGATGGGCGGATGCCTATTGGACGAGTAGTCATGGCCCCAGTTTGCCGGATGCCTGTAATGGTCAACGCTGTCCAGTGCCCAATATTTTTATTGAAGAGGGATGGGTGAAGGTGGAAGGAGAACCCATTGTGCCGGTATCCTCCATGCGGATGTTGGGGGTTCATAACCAGCAGAACCTTTTACTGGCAGTTGCTGTGGCTCATTTGGCGGGGATTGAGAAGGATGCGATCGCAACTGCCGTATCCACGTTTCCCGGTGTGGCCCATCGCCTAGAACATATCTGTACCTGGCAGGGCATAGATTTTATCAATGACAGCAAGGCCACGAATTATGAAGCAGCCCAAACTGGCTTGGCTGCGGTCAATCGTCCTGCCATTCTGATCGCGGGTGGGGAAGCTAAAGTTGGTGACGATCAGGCATGGCTGCAAACCATTCAGACTCAAGCGGCCAAGGTGTTATTGATTGGCAGTGCTGCCGATGCTTTTAGCCAGCGCCTTAAGGCGATTGGATATAACGATTATGAAATCGTAGAAACAATGGATAAGGCGGTTACCAAAGCTGCTGAATTGGCCCCTTCGCTCCAAGCTAAAAGTGTGCTCTTATCACCTGCTTGTGCTAGTTTTGACCAATATCAAAACTTTGAGAAACGAGGCGATCATTTCCGGCAATTGTGCCAAGAACGACTGAAATAA